The Erinaceus europaeus chromosome 11, mEriEur2.1, whole genome shotgun sequence DNA window GGCACTCAGAAATTCTTCTTTGGTGATGCGTGAGTCTGACTCTAGGGGAATAAGTGGTCTGGAAGAAGGTAGAGGTTGAGAGGGGGTTGTGGGATGGACTCTGGCTGTGGATATGAGCCCCTTGGGATGGATGGTGGTCCTGGTGACAGTGGGGCAGGAGGTGGAGCCAAGGCCTCTGCAGTGGGAGGGAGGGCTGCCAGGCACAGGAGGGGCCCACAGGCTCTAGGGCACTCAATGTGCCCTTTATGCAGCCCTGGGATAGAGTCCCATTCAGGGGCAGGCTGGCGCCACCAGACATCTCTCTCCACCCCAGGGCCAGAATGGCATGTCCTGTCCTCCCTTCACCTGGTGTGGCCCCCAGTTGCTTAGAGCCCACCTCTGAGGGCCGACTCTTGCTCCTGATTCCATCTCTGTCCTGTCGCCTACATTCTTCCCTCTCTGTGTGCCCAGCCCTGCCTCCCTGGATGCCTTCGTCTTCAGCTACCTGGCCTTGCTGCTTCAAGCCAAACTGCCCAGTGGAAAGCTGCAAGCCCACCTGCGGGGCCTTCACAACCTCTGCACCTACTGTTCCCACATCCtcagcctctacttcccctggGATGGAGGTAAGGGGTACCTGGGAACCTGTGCAGGGGGCTACCCCCAGGTACAGCAGGCAGGGTGTCCAGGAACTAACTCCATCTTTCCTCACTTCTCAGCTGAGGCATCACCTCCACATCAGACACCAGCAGCCccagagacagaggatgagcCATACCGGCGTCGGAACCAGGTCCTATCAGTGCTGGCAGGACTGGTGGCCATGGTGGGCTATGCCCTGCTCAGCGGCATTGTCTCAATCCAGAGGACGTCACCAGCACGGGGTCTGGGCACACGGGCTCTGGGCATGGctgaggaggaggacgaggagtgAGCTCTCCTCCAGCTGCCAGGACTGATTTTTCTACTGCCATGCATTCCAGAGGTCCCTGCGTCTCCCCACTGTGACATATTTGGAAATGGGGTGCCACTCCAGAATAAACCTGCTCACGCTGACTGGCGTCAGAACCTCTCTCCTGGGAGAGGTTGCCATCTTGCCTGGGTGCCTGAGCCTACCCACAGGTGCCTGGGCTGCTCCCTGCCAATGCTTCTGCACTGCTCATTTGGGTCTCTCCAGGAAAATGAATAGCACTCCATTTTGGGTGGGGATCAGTTTCCCcagtctcctttcccttccctcaacctCACCCCCATCTTGTCTAGAGGTGGTGCGCTCACAATGAGTCTGGACCCAGTGTCCACAGGCAGTCAGCACATAGCACTCGCTCATACAGGCACGTGGGGGGAGGGCCCTGGGGTTTCTAGgttgtctccctcagtctccaaGCCTTGGCACCAGCTTTGGAAGAGAGTGAGTCACTTGCCCAAACTGCTGCCTCGGGGCCTGCGTCACCTCAGCTCCTGGCCCTGCAGTGCCCTTGTTAAACACGGAAAGCGAGTCAGCCTACTCTCCCTTTAATACCAGGTAGAGCTCCAATGTCCGCCTGCCATCAGGGGCTCTGGCGGGGCCACAGGTATGTGTGGATAGAGTAGCCAGGCGAGATGGTCTCCAGGAAGCCCAGGGCAGGGTCCCTAATGGTGACAGGCACGTCCTTTGAGGAGCTGGGGAAAGGAGAAGCTGAGAGTCACCACACCAAGACACACATATTGCCTATGGGCAGTCCACTCCCCAGCCCACCCACTGCCTCACCGGTTCAGCACAACCACCACTGCGGCTCCATCAGGGCGCAAAAGCGCCACTGTCTCCAAGTCTGTCTTCATGCTGACATCCAGCCCCACTCTCTGGGAGCCCTCAGGAATGAACTTGCTGGTGGGGGAATAGGCGTGGTCAGGAGCCCCGGCCTTGCCTCATTCAGTTTCCATCCATGCCTCGCCTAAGAGGCACACTGGGCTGGCTCACTGGGACTGTGTACAACACTGGTTTGGGCCTGGCCccaactgcactgaaagaagcttcagtgctgtggtggcgCTCTCTGCACCTTTGTCTCTACCAAAAAATAAGAACATCCTGTGCACAGCTCAGCCCTGTGCCCaatgcctgctctgcccccccacctcccaacccAGCCTGGGCATCAGGCTTAGCCTGAGTCTCTGATACCAGATAGTCACTTCCTGCTGAGGTGGTGTAAGAGGGAGATGTGTGCCcatcccaggtccccaccccaGATGCTTCCCtgctccttcctgcaggtgataCACAGCCTGCCTTCCACCCACCTGAAGTGGCCGAGGTGGTAGAACATGGGCTGTTTGTAGAATGTGTCCTTATGGATGTCCACGATGATGGGGCTGTCCACAAAGTTGCGTACCCAGTTGGGGCCCCCTTCAGGGTTCAGGGCCAAGTTCCAGTCAGTCCAGCCAACTACATGGTACAGGAGGTTCTGGGAGTAGAACAAGGCAAGAGATACCCAACTCCACACCCAGTCCCTAGAGGACTGAGTGCAGGGTCACATGGGTAGATGGGGGCCACAGTGCACCCCAGGTGTGGAAGGAGCATGTGTGAACAggaaaaacaagagaaagagagaagctgagcCATCAAGGCCAGTGGAACTGCCTGAGTCCCAAGCATGGAAGGTACTTAATCTGTGAGGACAAGGCAAGGAGGGGGGGACCAGAGTCTGCTGTCCCCGAGAACAGGTGGGAATGCCAGGGAGTACTAGGGGCTCACCGTGATGATACTGTGGCTGTACTGCATGCCTCGGTCCCAGGATCCCAATCGCACACTCTGCTCCCAGAACTTGGAGCCCACACAGGCCTCTGAGGCAAAGAGCACTGTATTGGGGAACAAGCGGTGTGTCTCTCCAAGCGTAGATTTGGCTGGAGCCAGAAAGTCCAGGTACCAGTGTACAGCGATGCCATAGACGTACTTGGCAGCCTCAGGGTCGGCCAGCACCTGGATGAGAGGGGAGGGCTTCTGGGGAAGGAGCTGTTGAACCTGCCCCTGCATGGGGTCTGGAAGAGCCAGTTTGGGGAGCAGCGACAGGTGGAGTGCAACCAAAGGGAGTAAAAAGGGGTAACTGGGGCAGccagagagcacaggacttgcatgcctgaggtcctgcgttcaatccctggtatttcATATGCTGGAGAGATGGTCAGCTTCTTTTTCTGGATCttgtgaaaataaatgaatactgaAGCCCAAGAGATTTCCAAGTGGCTAGAGGGTTGGACgaagagcatgaggtcctgagttcaatcctggcatcAAATGTACCAAAATAACACATACTCTCTCACCCCATCCCACtagtaaataaatgataaatctttaaaagataataataaatgagGGCAAGGGAAGTAGATTAgaggttatgcaagaagactaatgtctgaggctctgaggtcccaggttcaatcctccataacataagctagagctgggtaatgttctggtaaataataataaaaccatcctggaggtggtgcagtattagactctcaagcatgaatttgatccctgcccaggtgatactctggttctctcttttctttcataaattgttaaaataaataacaaaatatttaatgttttaaaattttcatgGAGCCCTGGAGGTCCAGAAGATGTCACCACGCCACCACCCGCACTTTAGAGGTGCTACTGAGTCCAGTCCAGGTTGCTCAAGAGCTAAGGAAGGCATTCTGGGAGTCAGTCATGTGGGTATTAAACCCAAGGGTGGTGAGTCCCCGGAGACCTTGGCCTTACCACCTGGGCCCAGTGGGGCAGCAGCAGGCGCTGGTCATCCAGCATAAGCAGACGCACATCCCTGTGGGAGCTGTTGGCCAGGGCAGGGCCCAGGTCCCGGGAGATGAAGTCTCGCTGGTGCTCGGGTGTGAAGCCCAGGCACTGGAAGGGGTATCCAGTGAGTAGGCCTGCAGTGGGCTCGTTTTCCACAGTCACTGCCCAGAACTTCAGCTTATATTTAGCGTAGGCATCCAGGAACCTGGACGGGGGGGGGGAACAGGGTATGTGAGCTCAGCCCAGAGTGGGAAGCGGGGCAGAGCCTAGGGCTCCTGATGAGTGAGAGAAGACTTGAATCAGGCAGAAAGGTGAGTTGAGAGGTGTCAGGACTGGGAGCCAGTTAGTGGTGTACCTCGTTGAGTGAAGGCTCTGCAagtggtgcagtgctgcaggtgtatccttccctatctcccccttccctctagatttctgactgtctctgtccaataaataaataaagataataaatttttttaatgaagaactagtgctcttgttaaaagaaAATAGAGCTGTCAGGGATGGAAGGAGAAGCAGGCCCAGATAgcgttgtggggggtggggagtgtgtCGAGGATAGAGATGGCGCTCATTGACATGGTCTTTTCTCCTGTCTTACTTGATAAAGTATCTAGCCCAGGTCTGGTGGTAGCGGTCCCCTGGCTGGCCCTTGAGTGATCCCTTCCCGTTCACTTTTCCATTGGTCTTGAGCCATGTGGGCGATGTCCAGGGACTGGCAAAGAGTGACACAGGGCGCCGGGACAACTGCAGGGCCTGGTGAATCAGAGGGATCTAGAAACAGGTAGTGGAGAGAGACACCCAGCTCTGGAACACCCAGTTCTGACTGGCCTGACCAGTGCAGCAGGCCTGCCCATCAGCCCTCACTCTCCTCCCTCAGCCTCAGGACAGCACACAAAGTAGAGGCCAGGGGCTGTGTCTCCCTGAGGGTAGCTTAAGCCTGGGGCTctcccaccaccatcaccaccaccaccactcccagaaTTCAGTGCCTCCAACACTGGAGGCAGCTAGAGTGTCCACCTTGAGCTTCACATCCTCTTCCAGGAGGCTGAAGTTAAGCAACTGAAAATCATCCAGGGTGTCATCATAGGTATGTGTGCGGATGGAGAAATCACAGCTGGCCATGGGGACTCGGATGATGTTGT harbors:
- the GBA1 gene encoding lysosomal acid glucosylceramidase isoform X1 yields the protein MELSNRSREECPKPLNRGGAMAASLAGLVLLQAVTGVLAARPCIPKSFGYSSVVCVCNATYCDSLDPLTLPAHGTFSRYESTRSGRRMELSKGHFQADYSGTGLLLTLQPDEKFQKIKGFGGAMTDAAGLNILGLSPTARDLLLRSYFSEEGIEYNIIRVPMASCDFSIRTHTYDDTLDDFQLLNFSLLEEDVKLKIPLIHQALQLSRRPVSLFASPWTSPTWLKTNGKVNGKGSLKGQPGDRYHQTWARYFIKFLDAYAKYKLKFWAVTVENEPTAGLLTGYPFQCLGFTPEHQRDFISRDLGPALANSSHRDVRLLMLDDQRLLLPHWAQVVLADPEAAKYVYGIAVHWYLDFLAPAKSTLGETHRLFPNTVLFASEACVGSKFWEQSVRLGSWDRGMQYSHSIITNLLYHVVGWTDWNLALNPEGGPNWVRNFVDSPIIVDIHKDTFYKQPMFYHLGHFSKFIPEGSQRVGLDVSMKTDLETVALLRPDGAAVVVVLNRSSKDVPVTIRDPALGFLETISPGYSIHTYLWPRQSP
- the GBA1 gene encoding lysosomal acid glucosylceramidase isoform X2, with protein sequence MAASLAGLVLLQAVTGVLAARPCIPKSFGYSSVVCVCNATYCDSLDPLTLPAHGTFSRYESTRSGRRMELSKGHFQADYSGTGLLLTLQPDEKFQKIKGFGGAMTDAAGLNILGLSPTARDLLLRSYFSEEGIEYNIIRVPMASCDFSIRTHTYDDTLDDFQLLNFSLLEEDVKLKIPLIHQALQLSRRPVSLFASPWTSPTWLKTNGKVNGKGSLKGQPGDRYHQTWARYFIKFLDAYAKYKLKFWAVTVENEPTAGLLTGYPFQCLGFTPEHQRDFISRDLGPALANSSHRDVRLLMLDDQRLLLPHWAQVVLADPEAAKYVYGIAVHWYLDFLAPAKSTLGETHRLFPNTVLFASEACVGSKFWEQSVRLGSWDRGMQYSHSIITNLLYHVVGWTDWNLALNPEGGPNWVRNFVDSPIIVDIHKDTFYKQPMFYHLGHFSKFIPEGSQRVGLDVSMKTDLETVALLRPDGAAVVVVLNRSSKDVPVTIRDPALGFLETISPGYSIHTYLWPRQSP